The nucleotide window atatttatttatatataattaagtatttaaggtagttatttatattttaaatacttattgttagataacatatcaaaataaatatgaaattgaatatttgaagtatatattcatgtttcatataattatattgtatattattttggacattcggatcggtttcttcgaatatctttttagttttttcggtttttcgggttacCCTTTCGGGTTCAGATATGTTTTATACCACCTTACAAGATCCATTCggatattttttacatttcggACCGGATACAGATCGAGTTttttggtttgggttcggttcggatttcgggttACGGACATAATGTCCAGGCCTAGGTTTTTTGGAGATGAATCATGACAATAATGTGATCTATGGCGTGATCAAGTGTCTTTATGATGGTATTTgatgtttttatcttttttgccTTGACTGACCGAGCTTGGTGTCTGAGTTTCCTCCGGCTCGGAATAAGCATTTAATTTCTAGAGCCCTATTATTTCTTCTTGGGCTTCCAGGGTCCATTGCGTCTGAGCTGAGATATTGGACAGGATCTAGAGCGGGGTGAAACCCGGTTCCAACAGTGGTGAATTATGTAATGTGATAAGTCTCTCATGTTCCATTCAAATGGTGTATatatgaaatcttttaatttactAGCCGTACGTACGTATTTAGTGGCCAACGAAAGAGAGTATATACAGGTAAATGTGCGGCAAGCAGCCGGAGGCAGGAAAAGTCAACGAGAACATGATTGGTTTCAAATTAAGCTTGTGGAGTTAAAACAGGTAAGATAAGATACTTGCAGCGATATTCAGAATCTAGCAGACAAGATCTGAGACTGAGAGTGATGAACAAGGCAACTGAATTGGTGGTAGGTGCTGGTGTGGGAGCTGTTGCCTCTGAGATCCTGAAAGTAGTGATTACAGAGGCGAAGCTGGTGTTAGCTTTCAAATCTGTGTCTAAGGATCTCGCATCGACTATGGAGGAATTGGTTCCGATAGTCAGAGAGATCGAACAGACGCAAGGTGTGGAGGAAGTAGAGGAACTAAAGACTCTCAAGGATACTATCGACAAAGCTCGTGTGGTGGTGATAAGGTTTAGCTACCTCGATCTAGAGAACTCTGTAAACTtctttataaatttgaaatgaGAAAAGGAATACAACTTTGAGTATGAAATCTACAACACTCTCATGGCGAGAATTGCAGAAGTCATCAGTCTCATAGCGACTGTAAAGTATTGACTCATGGCGTCAGATACAATTAACATCAAAGCATGAAGAAGATAAAATGAACTTGACAAGTATTTATAAGCTGGATTCATCTAACTGCAAAGCCTCTGTGAGATACAGAAGGTCTtctcttttatttaaattcccACTCCAACGTTCCTTTCCACGTCAGCCTCACTCTGTTTCCCTCCTGACGCCTTCTTCTTGCGAAAATAAGTCTTTTGATACTTATCAATACCTCGCCCTTCGAAACCGAGCTTGCCCTCAAGCTCGAAAGAAGGAAAACACGCCATAAACTCCTTCGACAGCATCCAAGAATCATCTGCAGCATCCTTCCCTTTCCAAGTCACCAACAACTCCAACTCGCCATCCACAGAATATCGTTTAGCCAAGACATCCAAAGGTTGCAACGGTGCTTCTGTCTCTGTTGAAAACACCGGTGGCAACGCCGTCACCTCCACTTCAGAACCCACCGCCTTCTTAAGCTGCGACACATGAAAAACATCATGAATTTTAGACCTTGCAGGTAGCTGCAAACGATAAGCTACTTTCCCAATCCTCTCCAAAATCTTGTATGGTCCATAAAACTTGGCAGCCAGCTTAGGACAGAAGCGAGTCGCTACTGACTTCTGACGATAAGGCCTAAGTTTTAAGAAAACCAAATCCAACACTTCAAAAGAAACATCTCTTCTATGCTTATCCGCATGACCCTTCATTAACTCCTGTGCTCTCTCCAAACAGCTCTTCAAACGACCCAACATCTCATCCCTCCGCTGCAATGATTCCTCCAACTCAAAGTTCGTAGTGGAACCAGCTTCAAATGGTAACAAAGCCGGAGGATCCCGACCATAAACCACTACAAACGGTGTTGTCTTGAGCGAAGTATGGTAAGATGTATTGAACCAAAACTCAGCCCAACACAAAAATTTAGACCACAAACGAGGATGACCCGAAGCAAAGCATCTTAAATATGTCTCCAAGCACCTATTTAAGACCTCTGTCTGaccatccgtttgaggatgaaACGACGTGCTGTACTTCAACTTCGTACCAGCTAGCTTAAAGCTCTCCTTCCAAAAAGCACTCAAAAACACCCGATCCCTATCAGACACAATACTCCGCGGAAATCCGTGTAAACGGACAATCTCCTGAACAAACTTCGACGCCACATCCACAGCAGTAAAAGGATGCTTTAAACTGATAAAATGCCCATATTTGCTCAAGCGATCCACCACAACCAAAATGACATTCACTCCTCCTGATAAAGGTAAACCTTCAATGAAATCCATACTGATATCCTCCCACACTTGATTCGGTATTGGCAATGGTTGAAGTAAACCAGCAGGAGATAAAGTCGAATACTTATGCATCTGACAGATTTGGCAAGCAGCAACATAACCCTGCACCTGTTTCTTCAACCCTTCCCAAGTAAAGGACTGATGTATCCTCATTATGGTCTTCAAAACTCCAGAATGACCCTCCATTTTACTGTCATGACACTCATTTAAGATCAATGAAATAAACTGGAAGGTTTTTGGAATCACCAATCTCTTCTTCGACCACAATCTCCCATCACACACCCTCAGCTTACCCTTCACAGAAGTACCCGACTCCAAGATCTGAGAAATCAACTTCTGAATGCCTGCATCATCCGTAATCTCTTTATATAGATCTTGCCGCTGCAGAGTTGTAGGAACTGTAAGAGTCAGCAACAGAGAAGCCATCGACATACTCCGAGAAAGGCCATCTGCTGCTTTGTTCTCACAACCCGGTTTGTACACAATGTCAAAATCAAAACCTAACAATCTTGTTAACCACCGTTGATATTCCATATTAACTTCCTTCTGCTCCAACAAATATTTGATACTGCGTTGATCCGTATGAACCGTGAAGTGTCTGCCTAGCAAATAATGCTTCCACTTCCTTACGGCCATGACCACTGCCATCAACTCCCGCTCATATGCTGGCTTCAGCTGTTCACGCTCCGTTAAAGCATAACTAAAGTAAGCTATTGGTTTGTTGTCTTGCATTAAAACGGCTCCTAAACCCACACCAGATGCATCGGTCTCCACCACAAAGCGCTTCGTAAAATCTGGTAAGGTTAAAACCGGAGCATGAACCATAGCAGACTTCAATGTATCAAATGAATTCTGAGTCTCAGGATTCCAAGCAAACTGATCCCTCTTAGTCAAAGTCGTGAGAGGCCTCGCCATAACCCCATAACTCTTGACAAACTTACGGTAATAACCAGTTAACCCCAGAAATCCACGCAATTGCTTCACAGTTTTAGGTGTAGGCCACTTCACCATAGCTTCAGTCTTTGCAGCATCCGTAGCAACACCCTCCTTGGAAATGATATGTCCGAGATACTCCACTTGAGTAACCCCAAAAGAACATTTCTTGCGATTAGCAAAAAGTGATTGTTCCCTAAGTACCTCCAACACCTTCCTCAAATGCTCCTCATGAGCCTCCACAGAATTactataaaccaaaatatcatcaaaGAAGACTAGCACAAAATCCCTCAAAAACGGTTTGAAGATCTTGTTCATAAGAGCTTGAAAAGTGGCCGGAGCATTCGTCAGCCCAAACGGCATCACCAAGAATTCATAATGACCCTCCACTGTTCGAAATGCAGTCTTCTTAATATCATCTTCAACCATTCTGATTTGATGATACCCTGACCAGAGATCAAGCTTCGAAAAGATGACAGCACCATGTAACTCATCAAGTAACTGATCAATAACCGGAATTGGGTACTTGTCAGGTATAGTTGATTTGTTCAGAGCTCTATAATCAACACAAAAACGAAAACCCccgtctttcttcttcaccaaaaGAACCGGACTGGAAAAAGGGCTCACACTCGGTCTAATGATACCAGCTTCAAGCATCTCCTGTACCATTTTTTTCATAACTACTTTCCTTGAATGCGGGTATCTATAAGGATGAACTGAAATAGCAGAGACTCCCGCTGTCAAGTTAATAGCATGCTCCTGACCCCGTAGAGGAGGTAAAGCAGTAGGTAGAGCAAAGATATCCTCAAAAGAACTCAGTAGTGCTGCTAGACGAGGTTCCACATCAACTGTAGCTGGTGGAACAATCGCTGACAGCAACAACTCTTCTCTTCCTGCAAACGGATCTTGGAACACTGGAGATAAAGATTTCAGCGATAATTTTGTGCAATGAAGGGTTGGATCGCCAAAAAAGGTGACCCTCTCACCCTTATACATGAAACAAAACTCCTGCAACTTCCAATCAACCTCACATTTACCCAAAGTTGCGAGCCATTTCACACCCAAGATAACATCCACATTGCCTAACTCCAAGACTATAAACTCCGAACTGAATGTGGTTGTGTTTAACTGAAACTTCACTTCAGTGCACAACCCAGCTGCTTTCACCATTACTCCATTACCCAATAACACATCCATACCACTCGAATCATCCAATCCCAATCTCAACTTACTCGCTACCTCAGGAGAAATGAAATTATGAGAAGCTCCACTGTCAATCATAAAGATCAACTCTCTCTGCCCAATCCTTCCACGCATCTTCGTAGTTCTCGGAGAATCAATCCCTAGGAAGGAATTCAGAGACAAAGTTCTTACTTCACAATACGCATTATGATCCATTTCTTGTAAAATGACATCATCTTCCTCCATAACTTCCATCTCAATCCCATGTACTACAGTCATCACTCGAATTTCTTTATTAGGACATATATGAGCTCGAGACCAAGGAGCTTTACACTTGAAACAAACTTGATCTCTTCGCATTGCATCAAGCTCAGCATCAGTGTATTTCAACCTTGGTCGTTGAGTAGACTGTTGATCACCACCATTCTCTTTCCCTCCACTCGCGTCACTTCTCTGCTTATCCCACACTTTTCCTCCATTGTTATAACGAGCTCCACGGTTGGCATTAGTGTTGCGATTAGAGCCAACAACCTCCACAGGAGCCACCTTGCCCACCACCCTACAGAAAGCACTCTTCTCCATTCTGAGGACGGCTGCAATGAAATTGGGAAGACCCTGTGGATCTTTCATCTTAATCACCTCCTTCATCTCTGTACTCAAACCATTATAGAATATTCTCTCCAAATGCCTATCTTCAATGCCCGGGACTTGCGTTGATAATTCTTCAAACTCACTCACATAATCAGCTACTGACCCCGTCTGCTTGATAGAAAACAATCTCGTACTCGGTTCCTCGTCAATAGATTCCGTAAAACGCAAAACCAATTGTTGTTTAAACTCCAGCCAAGTACGAAATCCACCCCGACGCAACGCCCAAGCAAACCACTTCTTCACCCTCCCTTCAATACATAGTGGAATCAGATCTAGTCGCTCATGATCATGAAAGCGACCAACGACAAAGAAATGCTCAATATCCACTAGCCAGTCAGAAACCTTCGATCCATCACAACTCGGCATTTCAATCTTCTTAAGCATATTCTCACGAGTCATCAGATTCAAATCTCCAGATCTAGAACCATTCGAGTAATTGTTCCGATTCATCTCCGAGTTACGAATCGGTACCTGAAACATCGGACTCGAAGATTCCGGAGCTCGCGATCGGAGTTCGCCTTCGTATTCTTCGATCGGACGCTTATCTAACCTCTTCAAGATCTCCTTCAAGTTATCCTCAACCGAACTGAACCGCATCTCATTCATCTGATTATTCTCCGCCGTTTTCCTCATCAACAACTTGTACGACTCGTTCAAAAATTCCACCTCCTTGCGCATCGAAACATCCTCCTCCGCCAGATCGTGCTGATTCGAGACCTCCGACGGTGACGGACTACGAGAAGGCATCGCGATCGACTCAGAACCAGTTTCACCGCACCAATGATAAGGTTTAGCTACCTCGATCTAGAGAACTCTGTAAACTtctttataaatttgaaatgaGAAAAGGAATACAACTTTGAGTATGAAATCTACAACACTCTCATGGCGAGAATTGCAGAAGTCATCAGTCTCATAGCGACTGTAAAGTATTGACTCATGGCGTCAGATACAATTAACATCAAAGCATGAAGAAGATAAAATGAACTTGACAAGTATTTATAAGCTGAATTCATCTAACTGCAAAGCCTCTGTGAGATACATAAGGTCTtctcttttatttaaattcccACTCCAACGTTCCTTTCCACGTCAGCCTCACTCTGTTTCCCTCCTGACGCCTTCTTCTTGCGAAAATAAGTCTTTTGATACTTATCAGGTGGTTGAGGAGTGTAAAAGCGTCAAGAAGTGGGAGATACACTTAAAACATTATTATACAAgaagagtttataaaatcaaCAAGAAGATGCTCGACTTCTGTCAAATTCAAGTACCGCTAATTCTGCTTAGGAACCAAGGGAAGCACTCTCTTACGCTTGAAGCCATTAATATTTGTATCCGAACCATCTGTAAGAGGATCGATCTTATGGATGTTCGCCCGCGCGTTTACACGAAGCTTTCTTCAGTTCCCAAGATTGATGATAAGGTTCATGTTGGACTGGATTGGCCATTGATGAAGCTTAAAATGAAGGTCCTTGATGATTCCCTGGACCGTCTTCTGGTGTCTGCTTTCCCCGGATGCGGAAAGACCACCCTCGTTACTCATCTTTGCCACAACCAAAACATCAAAGGTACATACTAGTCTGACTCTCCATCTCTACACCTGGAATTTTATATTTCTCATCATCTATAGCGTTTGCTTCCATTTGGCAGATAAGTTCAACCATATCTTCTATAGCCTAGTGTCAGGTACTCCTAACTTTAGGAAGATAGTGCAAAATTTACTCCAGCACAATGGTTACGAAGCAGTTACATTTGAGAACGATCCTCAAGCAGCTAATGCCTTGATAGATCTGATTGAGGAACTCACAGAAGACGGTCCTGTATTGTTGGTGTTGGATGATGTGTGGCTTGGAGCTGATGATTTTCTTAAGTATTTTCGGTTCAAGTTACCAGGTTATAAGATTTTGGTGACCTCTCGGTCTGACTTACCGAGTTTTGATTACACTTACCCTTTACAACCTTTGAATGAAAAAGATGCTAAAGCCCTTCTCCTTCACGTTGCACCGCGGCCTTATAACGCGCCTCAAGCTGAGTATGAAGAACTTCTCCAAAAGGTATCACTTTCATCTCTTAACAAACTTCTGATTTTAGATTCTTTACCCTTCAAGTTTTAAGCTTCGGTTGTCTTTTTCAGATATTGAAACGTTGCAGTGGACTCCCACTCGTAATTGAAGTAGTTGGCGTCCCACTTAAAGGAAAACCTCTCTATTATTGGAAAGGCCAAGTGGGAAGCTGGTCTGAAGGGAAAACAATTCTTCGTAATCCTCGTCCTAGTGTGCTAGAATGTTTGGAGCCCAGCTTCACTGCCCTGGAACCCCATCTTAAAGACTGTTTCATGGACATGGGCTCATTTCTTGAGGACCAAAAGATACGTGCTTCCGTTATAATTGACATATGGGTGGAACTATATGGTAAAGGTACTCCTGATAGTAGTTTCGAGTACATGAAATACTTGCATGACCTTGCTTCCCAGAACCTGCTTAGACTTATTCCTCTCGGGTATGCTGTAATTATGCCTCAACATTGTCTCTTTTCCACCTCTTCTTGCCATCTACCATTTTTTTCTGATGAAACTTGTTTATTTGCTTTACCAGGAGAAATGATCACGAGGATTGTTTCTACAATGAGCTCCTAGTCACTCAACATGATATCTTGAGGGAGCTTGCCATCCATGAAAGCAAATCAGAAGCAGTCCTGGAACGAAAAAGACTCAGTTTGGTGATACAAGGAGATGACTATCCTGACTTGTCTTTGAGTAAAAGGGAGTCTACCCGCTTCCTCTCTGTCTCTACAGGTCATTTTTTTTCACAGAGATTATGTCCATTATCCGCTCTTTATATAAGTAGTTTATAAGTTACATGGGAATTAAACATAAAACCAATTGGTTATAAGTGGATTGGTTCATCTATCTTAATCCTTCAACTGCCGATATATGGGAGACTGTGTCTCTAATAGTAATGACTTTCCTCCTTTAACTCAACTATGCTGCTTCTCTTTTGTTTGCTTTGTTACAGATGATTTGTTCTCGTCGAGTTGGGAGGAAATGGATTCATTTCAGTTCCCTAATGTCGAGGCTTTACTTCTTAACATCTCTTCATCAAACTACGCATTGCCACGCTTCATTGATACAATGCAGAAACTCAAAGTTGTGATAATCATAAATCACGGTCCTGGTCCTGCAATATTGACCAACTTGTCGTGTCTCAGCTCGTTAAAGAAACTGAAACGGATCAGGCTGGAGAAAGTTTCAATCAGTTTTCTGGACATTCTCAAATTGCAACTCGGCAGTCTCAAGAAGCTGTCTTTGTTCATGTGTTGTTTCGGCGAGGTTTCTCATGACAAAAATGAAATAGATGTCTCTAAAGCTCTATCAAGTTTACAAGAAATGGATCTAGACTACTGCTATGTTCTCGAGAAGTTACCTAACTGGATCTCTGAAGCTGTTTCGTTGGAGAAACTTAGCATCACAAACTGTAATAAGCTCTCTATGCTTCCTAAAGCTATAGGCAACTTGAGTAAGTTGGAAGTGCTGAGGTTGTCTTCTTGTATTAGTCTCTCTGAGCTAcccgaaacaactgcgagactcAACAACCTGCAGTTTCTGGATCTTTCTGATTGCTTAGGATTGAGAAAGTTGCCTCTAGAGATTGGGAGACTGGAGAAGCTGAAGAAGATCTCTATGAACAAGTGTTGGAAATGTGAACTGCCGGATTCAGTGAGGAATCTAGAGAATCTCGAGGTGAAATGCGATGAAGAAACTGCGGTGGTCCTGTGGAAATTGTTGAAGCTAAAAATGAGGAACTTGGATGTTCAAGTGGAGGAAACAGAGCACAACCTGAACTTGCTTCGACATTGTCACTAGCTTTTGCGTGTATGTCTCTTGTAATGTTGTTTATTCGTCTCATCATCCAAATGTATCATCATGCTTCTGCTTTCGTTGATAAAACTGTCTACATTACATACTTGATTTTGAGTTTCCGTCTACTTTAGACAACACCTTAGTTTCAATAATTTAAACAGCTACAATGGCAGAAGAGGAAACTGTCAAGAAAACTGTTTTGTGTAAAAGGTTTTCTTATTACGTTCTTAGGTCAATGACCACACATATATACATCGATGTTTTCCTAAACCGAGAATATACTCTTTACATATTTGTCTACAACAGAATATATCCCAAAGATATGAATATATCCTCAACACCCCTCCTCAAGCTGGAGCATGGAGATTGCAAATGCCCAGCTTGCCCATGAAACCTTCAAACTCTCGACTCCCAAGTGCCTTTGTAAATATATCCGCAAGCTGATCCTTTGTAGATACATGTCGTGTGACTATGGTTCGCTTGACGATCTCGTCACGCACAAAATGACAGTCCGTTTCCACATGTTTAGTTCGCTCATGAAAAACTGGATTCTGACTGATGTGTATTGCGGCCTGATTATCACAGTAGAGAGGTATAGGTTTCGTAAATGAAACACCAAGTGCCTTGAGTAGTCCTCGTAGCCATAGTATTTCTTTCAAGGTAAATGCCATTGCTCGATATTCCGCTTCAGCTGATGACAATGAGACAGTAGGTTGTTTCTTAGTCTTCCAAGAGATAGGAGAACCTCCTAGTTGGATGAACCACCCCGTGAGAGATCTCCGTGTTAGCGGACAACCTGCCCAGTCTGCATCGCACCATGCTGTCAGTTGCAACTCTGTGTCGGCTCTTAACAAAATGCCTTGGCCAAGGCTACCTTTCAAATATCGAACAACACGAACATCAGCTTCCCAATGCGTCTTCCGTGGCTTGTGCATAAACTGAGATAGCACATGAATGGAATAGGCTAGATCAGGCCTTGTATTGCTCAGATATATAAGCTTGCCGACTAGCCTTCTGTATTGCTTGACGTCGCTCAAGTATTCACTTTCATCTAGGGCCAGCTTATGGTTTTGTTCCAAAGGAAAGGAGACAGGTTTCGCTGCCAAGAGTCCTGTTTCAGTCAGAATATCTAGCACGTATTTCCTTTGACACAAGTAAATGCCCGCTGGACTTCGAGCTACTTCGATGCCAAGAAAATATTTCGAAATTCCCAAGTCTTTCATGTGAAAACAAGTACTCAAATACTCTTTGAACTCAGCAATAAGCTCTCGTGTACTGCCTGAAATAATCAAATCGTCAACATAGACCAGTACATGTAGACGTTTCAAACCACTGCCCATCGTGAATAATGAGTAATCTGACAAACACTGGTCAAAACCGTAGTTCACTAATGCAGAGTTCAACTTCTCGAACCAACATCTTGGAGCCTGTTTAAGGCCATATAGAGATTTTCGCAGTCGACACACCATATTCTTGTCAGAGCTACGATATCCAGGAGGAAGTTTCATGTAGACTTCTTCTTTCAAATCACCATGGAGAAAAGCATTATGAACATCCATCTGATGAACTTCCCAATTAAGTGATGCAGCTTGTTGCAAGAAACTTCGAACTGTTGTTATCTTTGCAACTGGAGCAAACGTTTCATTGTAATCATCTCCTTCGACTTGACTGTTCCCACATACAACCAATCTGGCCTTATATCTTTCAAGTGTGCCATCAGCACGAAACTTCAACCGAAAAACCCATTTGCAGCTCAGTGCCTTTTTCCCTTTCGGTAGTAGCACGATATCCCAAGTTCCACTCTCTTCGAGCGCATCTATCTCATCACGAGAAGCAAAACGCCAATTTTCATCCTCCATGGCTTCCTTAAAACTTGTAGGTTCATAGGCAGTTGTGATGGCTGCCAAGAACTTACAGTGACTAACTGAAAAAACAGAGTAGTCCACATAAGTCGAGATCGAGTAGCGACCCGATGCAGGATCTGGGTCCATACGTACTGTACTCAAGATGTAGTCGTGCAGCTTAGGTGGAATTTTCTTTTGTCGATGTCCTCTACCAAGCTGTATCACTTCCATTTGTTGAGGAGGCTGCGCCGGTTGTGGAATTATATCAAGAGAAACCGTAGGAGCTTCTGTATTTTCTGTAACCATATCATAGTTGTCAGACGACTGCAGCGGAGTATTTTCTGCATCAACTCGACCTTGTTCAGAGTTAGATGTATCGTTTGCATCATTAGACGATGAGACATCGTTTTCGACATTCGACGGTGAGGCTGCCGGTGATGGAGTATCACATATTAGTTCTGCAACCTTAGTTGGTTCGGCTTGGTCAAGTATCTTTGAAACAGATTGATCCTGAAGCTCATCATCTAGACACGCTGGATCACTGTTTTGTTGTAACACAGGTTCCATTGATGCAGGTGGAGAGCTTGGTTTATCCGCATATGGGAACTCTGATTCTAGAAATATGACATCACGGGAGTAGAACACCTTCTTGGTTTCAAGATTAAATACTCTCCATCCTTTCTTTCCGTTTGGATAACCGAGAAACACGCACCGTATGCTCCGCGAGGCAAACTTGTCTCCCTTGTGATTCTGGTTATGAGCAAAGCAAAGGCAACCGAAGATCCGCAAGTGGTGAAGTGGTGGAGCTCGATTGTGCAACATTTCAAACGGTGTCTTTCCATTCAAGATAGGCGTAGGAGTTCTGTTAATCAGATATGCGGCTGTCAAGATACATTCGCCCCAAAACTCCACTGGTAATGAAGCTTGAAAGCGTATTGAACGAGCCACATTTAGGATGTGTCTATGTTTCCGTTCTGCTCTACCGTTCTGTTGTGGTGTTCCCACACACGAAGTCTCATGCGCAATGCCTTTAGACCTGAAGTAGTTCGACATACATGTGAACTCTGTTCCATTGTCGCTGCGCAAGGTCTTAACCACGGCTGAGAACTGAGTTTCAACCATTGCGACGAACTCCGTTATTGTCTGTGTCACGTCCTGTTTCGTTGACATGAGAAACAACCACACACTTCTTGTGTAATCGTCTACCAATGTCAGAAAATATCTTGCACCACTACGAGATTGAGTGCGATACGGTCCCCATAAATCACAGTGGATTAATTCAAAAGCAGCTGAAGTTTTATTAGAACTTGTAGGGAAAGAACAACGAGACTGTTTAGCGCGAATACAAATCTCACATGCTTTATTTTGCAAAGTCTTATCAGCAGGCAAATcagaaatagataaaaaatccAAAACTCTAGGTGAGGGATGTCCTAAACGTTGATGCCAGACATCTCGAGAAACAGCTCCTGTTCGATGCACAGCTCCAGCGAATTCCATCCCTCGGAGAAAGTAAAGTCCATTCTCCATCTCAGCCACTCCAATCAGCGTCCTGGTAATGCGGTCCTGGATCAAGCACAGCTTATCAGTAATCTGAAACACACTTTGTTGCTCTCGGTTTAACTGAGAAACAGATATCAGATGACAATGCAACCCATCCACAAGCAGCACATTTTGCAAACTCAACACTGAACTAACAACCACTGTTCCTTGTTTAGAAGCATAACTGAATCTTCCATCTGGAAGTTTCACAGGTACCACAGATATGTCTCGAACATTTGACAAAAACTCAAGTGAACATGTCATGTGAtttgttgctccagagtcaacgATCCAAGAGTTTTCAAGAGATATACCTGTCAATGATGACGAGGGCCCTGTCTGCTTGCGTTCATTCAACAAAGTCACCAGCATCTTCCACTGATCATCGTCGAGACCAGTCAGTCCAACGCGATCTGCTGCAACTATCGTGTTAGCGGAATGTTGTGCAGCCACTTGTGCGTGAACAGAGTTCACACGCTGAGTCTCCGAGCCGGCTTGAGGTGATCCAGTTCCGCGTCCACGACCCGAGCTCACTCGTCCTTTGGGTTTGTCGGGCCACCACTCAGGATATCCAATTTTCCGAAAACAACTCTCAGAAGTATGACCCTTTTTCCCACAGCTAGAGCAATGCAAGTTCGCTCTTTCTTCTCGTGATGGATAAGATCGAGCTGTAGAATTTGTGCTCGTTCTTGCCGCACACGCCATCGTTTCTGCTGTATCATTCAGAACTCTTGAGGTGTGTTTCGAATCCTCATCCTGAAGCAGAGCACTGTAGGCTTCATCAAGGGAAGGCAAAGGTTCCCTAGACAGCAAATTT belongs to Brassica rapa cultivar Chiifu-401-42 chromosome A07, CAAS_Brap_v3.01, whole genome shotgun sequence and includes:
- the LOC103829555 gene encoding probable disease resistance protein At5g66900 gives rise to the protein MNKATELVVGAGVGAVASEILKVVITEAKLVLAFKSVSKDLASTMEELVPIVREIEQTQGVEEVEELKTLKDTIDKARVVVEECKSVKKWEIHLKHYYTRRVYKINKKMLDFCQIQVPLILLRNQGKHSLTLEAINICIRTICKRIDLMDVRPRVYTKLSSVPKIDDKVHVGLDWPLMKLKMKVLDDSLDRLLVSAFPGCGKTTLVTHLCHNQNIKDKFNHIFYSLVSGTPNFRKIVQNLLQHNGYEAVTFENDPQAANALIDLIEELTEDGPVLLVLDDVWLGADDFLKYFRFKLPGYKILVTSRSDLPSFDYTYPLQPLNEKDAKALLLHVAPRPYNAPQAEYEELLQKILKRCSGLPLVIEVVGVPLKGKPLYYWKGQVGSWSEGKTILRNPRPSVLECLEPSFTALEPHLKDCFMDMGSFLEDQKIRASVIIDIWVELYGKGTPDSSFEYMKYLHDLASQNLLRLIPLGRNDHEDCFYNELLVTQHDILRELAIHESKSEAVLERKRLSLVIQGDDYPDLSLSKRESTRFLSVSTDDLFSSSWEEMDSFQFPNVEALLLNISSSNYALPRFIDTMQKLKVVIIINHGPGPAILTNLSCLSSLKKLKRIRLEKVSISFLDILKLQLGSLKKLSLFMCCFGEVSHDKNEIDVSKALSSLQEMDLDYCYVLEKLPNWISEAVSLEKLSITNCNKLSMLPKAIGNLSKLEVLRLSSCISLSELPETTARLNNLQFLDLSDCLGLRKLPLEIGRLEKLKKISMNKCWKCELPDSVRNLENLEVKCDEETAVVLWKLLKLKMRNLDVQVEETEHNLNLLRHCH